Proteins found in one Thermodesulfobacteriota bacterium genomic segment:
- the gmk gene encoding guanylate kinase: MSGGSLFVVSAPSGAGKSTILGRVIAGTPNLTFSVSHTTRSPRPGEEDGVHYHFVRREAFVAMQAAGAFLEWAEVHGNLYGTSRLAVESQLGQGLDVVLDIDTQGAAQIRRSRDLPALFIFILPPSWAELERRLRGRGTDPPEVVARRLANARQELASLPLYDFAVENDSLEEAVETMRAIIVASRSRRRCRPDGRPLPVLAMPENP; encoded by the coding sequence AGCCGGCAAGTCCACCATCCTGGGCCGGGTGATCGCCGGCACCCCCAACCTGACCTTCTCGGTCTCCCATACCACCCGCTCACCTCGGCCAGGAGAAGAGGACGGGGTCCATTACCACTTCGTCAGGCGGGAGGCGTTTGTGGCCATGCAGGCGGCCGGCGCCTTCCTGGAGTGGGCCGAGGTGCACGGCAATCTCTACGGCACCAGCCGCCTGGCGGTGGAGTCGCAGCTTGGCCAGGGGCTGGACGTGGTCCTGGACATCGATACCCAGGGCGCGGCCCAGATCCGGAGAAGCCGCGATCTGCCGGCCCTCTTCATCTTCATCCTGCCCCCTTCCTGGGCCGAGCTGGAGCGGCGGCTGCGGGGCCGCGGCACCGATCCGCCCGAGGTGGTGGCCCGCCGGCTGGCCAACGCCCGGCAGGAGCTGGCGAGCCTTCCCCTCTATGACTTTGCGGTCGAAAACGATTCCCTGGAGGAGGCGGTGGAGACCATGCGGGCCATCATCGTCGCCAGCCGCAGCCGCCGCCGCTGCCGGCCGGACGGCCGCCCCCTGCCGGTGCTGGCCATGCCAGAAAATCCTTGA